Proteins encoded within one genomic window of Macrotis lagotis isolate mMagLag1 chromosome 3, bilby.v1.9.chrom.fasta, whole genome shotgun sequence:
- the LOC141516795 gene encoding olfactory receptor 9G19-like encodes MGKFNHSVTEFILLGFTQDPVMQQMLFALFLIVYSVTVMGNITLIVLICTDSRLHTPMYFFIGNLSFLDLWYSTVYTPKIMVTCISEDKSISFAGCVAQFFFSCELAYSECFLLAAMAYDRYMAISKPLLYAQTMTPKICVGLVAASYLGAFTNCVIITHETFIMSFCGENVIDDFFCDLPPLVKLACDIKDSYQILLYFLLASNVITPIVFILASYLFIISAILRIRSTQGRLKAFSTCSSHLISVTLYYGSILYIYSRPSSSYSLERDKIVSTFYTVVFPMLNPMIYSLRNKDVKEALKKLFKISAS; translated from the coding sequence ATGGGAAAGTTTAATCACTCTGTGACTGAATTCATCCTGTTAGGCTTCACCCAGGATCCAGTGATGCAACAGATGCTCTTTGCCCTTTTCCTCATTGTGTACTCTGTGACAGTGATGGGGAACATCACTCTGATAGTCTTAATTTGTACAGACTCCCGGCTACACACTCCCATGTATTTCTTCATTGGCAATCTGTCTTTTCTGGATCTCTGGTATTCCACTGTTTATACCCCCAAAATCATGGTGACCTGTATTTCAGAGGACAAGAGCATCTCCTTTGCTGGGTGTGTGGCTCAGTTCTTCTTCTCATGTGAACTGGCTTATAGTGAATGCTTTCTCTTGGCTGCCATGGCATATGACCGCTACATGGCCATCTCTAAACCACTGCTTTATGCCCAAACCATGACCCCAAAGATATGTGTAGGTCTTGTTGCAGCTTCATATCTCGGAGCCTTCACTAACTGTGTCATCATTACACATGAAACATTCATCATGTCTTTCTGTGGGGAGAATGtcattgatgatttcttctgTGACCTACCACCTCTTGTGAAGCTGGCATGTGATATCAAGGACAGTTACCAGATTTTGCTCTATTTCCTCTTGGCTTCTAATGTCATAACACCCATTGTCTTCATCCTAGCCTCATATCTCTTCATCATTTCTGCCATTTTGAGAATTCGCTCGACCCAGGGCCGACTCAAAGCCTTCTCTACTTGCTCCTCCCATTTGATCTCTGTCACTTTATACTATGGCTCTATCCTGTACATTTATTCTCGCCCAAGTTCCAGCTATTCTTTAGAACGTGACAAAATCGTCTCCACATTCTATACTGTGGTCTTCCCCATGTTGAATCCCATGATTTACAGTCTGAGGAACAAAGATGTGAAAGAAGCTCTGAAGAAACTCTTCAAAATATCAGCTTCCTAA
- the LOC141516790 gene encoding olfactory receptor 9G19-like yields MKNGNHTVTEFILLGFSQDPVIQLILFVLFLIVYLMTVVENITLIVLTYTDSWLHTPMYFFIGNLSFLDLWYSTVYTPKIMMTCVSEDKSISFDGCVAQFFFSAGLGYSESYLLTAMAYDRYIAISDPLRYAQAMSRRLCICLVGISYIGGFVNSIILTSNTFTLNFCGDNITNDFFYDGPPLVKLACNVKASYQEVLYFLMTSGVIIPTLFILASYLFIIAAILRIHSTQGHLKVFSTCSSHLISVTLFFGSPLSIYFCPSSSYSLERDKIVSSFYSVLFPMLNPMI; encoded by the coding sequence ATGAAAAATGGCAACCATACTGTAACTGAATTCATCCTGCTAGGTTTCAGCCAGGATCCTGTGATACAACTGATACTCTTTGTACTTTTCCTCATTGTATACCTTATGACAGTGGTGGAGAATATCACTTTGATAGTATTGACCTATACAGACTCTTGGCTACACACCCCCAtgtatttcttcattggaaatctgtcttttctggatctttgGTATTCCACTGTTTATACCCCCAAAATCATGATGACCTGTGTCTCTGAGGACAAGAGCATCTCCTTTGATGGATGTGTGGCTCAGTTCTTTTTCTCAGCTGGATTAGGATATAGTGAATCCTATCTGTTGACTGCCATGGCTTATGATCGCTACATAGCCATCTCTGACCCATTGCGCTATGCTCAGGCCATGTCTAGACGGTTATGTATCTGTCTTGTTGGCATTTCCTACATTGGCGGTTTTGTTAATTCTATTATACTTACTAGTAATACATTCACTCTGAATTTCTGTGGGGATAATATCACTAATGACTTCTTCTATGATGGCCCACCCTTGGTAAAGTTGGCCTGTAATGTGAAGGCCAGTTATCAGGAGGTGCTCTATTTCCTCATGACCTCTGGCGTCATTATTCCTACTCTATTCATCCTGGCCTCTTACCTCTTCATTATTGCTGCCATTTTGAGGATTCACTCTACTCAAGGCCATCTTAAAGTTTTTTCTACATGTTCCTCCCACTTGATTTCTGTTACCTTATTCTTTGGTTcacctctctctatatatttttgccCAAGTTCCAGCTATTCTCTAGAGAGGGACAAAATTGTGTCCTCATTTTATTCTGTGTTGTTCCCCATGCTGAACCCCATGATTTAA